The genomic segment acacggctactccctgATAAGGGAGTTAAGCATTCAACTGCCATTTCACAGGGATGTGGGTGCCTAACTCCATTCGGATCCTTGGAAAATCCTTTCCGCAGTGCTGAAATTCTACCGTGCTCACTGGtgcccagctcccctgcctctGGCCAAGCCCTGACGTGCTCCCACTGACTAAGCCAGCACTGCCATTTTGGCATGACAGGAGTTCTGTCTATTGGTAGGTGGTAGCCGCTTCCTCTCACCATAGGTTGCCTCATTCCCTGAGCAGGGGACCCTGCATGGAGCAGAGCTGTCTGTGGTACCTGAGGCTGGCTGGACATGGTGCCCTGAGAACTAGCCCTCTCGGGACGGGCACTTGTTGCAGTCAGTTTTCGGGACACTCATTGTAACAGGTCCCCTCCCTTTGAACTGCTCTGTGCAGTtggtggaggcagagcagctgctgccctgaGGGCCACAGGTCAAGTCCCTCCTCGCTGGCCGTTTGACAGACCCAACCCCAGAAATGTCCTGCGTTCTACGTGTGCCTTAGCAAACCCCCAGCTGGGTCTGGACAGTCCCAGTGGCCCTGGTTTGTGAGTCTATCTCTTTGTCTGCCCAACCCCCCTGCCTCCAAGGGTCCTGTGAGCCCGAAACTGGTGCTTTGCTGGAGCTGGTCACAGCTGGGCTTAGCCTAGATAAGAGCGATGAAGCTGTTCCTGGTGAAGTGTCAAGAGGTCATTGCTGGGACCTGGCTGTTTGCATCCGGCATGTGTTAGTGCAATGGTGGTAGCTGGTTTGCAGGGGGATATGGTGAGGATGGCAATAAGCACAATTTCAGgggtggaatatttcccaggcTTAAGTCCCCATCTATGCTGCACCAGGAGttactattttcattgtccaaacatTAATTCTGATCAAAAAtggttttttattaaaataaaaattgatcaaAAATTGTCTCCACTCCACCTCTTAGAAACTCTTTGATGGGAACATGGTTATGGCAACTTCCCTCCCTGGTCCTTTCACTTAGATGGACAACACTGGCCTGAGCTCTTCCTGGATTCTCTACTGTGTCTTTAGGGAAGTAAGAAATGATCTGTCGGGACCAACATGTCATCCATTGTGTTTTATTTGTATTAGACTGTCTAAATTTGATGACTTTATTATCTAACAGAGAAACAATGAACAGGGGTCAAGGGAAAtgccccagaggtcggtcctggggccggttttgttcaacctCTTTATTAATGATGTGGATagtgggatgaattgcaccctcagcaagttcacagatgacactaagctgtggggagaggtaggtatgctggagggtagggatagggtccagtgtaaccaagacaaattggaggattgggccaaaagaaatctgatgaggttcaacaaggacaagtgcagagtcctgcacttaggaaggaagaatcccatgcactgctacaggctggggaccgactggttaagtggcagttctgcagaaaaggacctgaggattatagtggatgagaagctggatatgagtcagcattgtgcccttgttgccaagaaggtcaaaggcatattgggctgtattagtaggagcattgccagcagatcgagggaagtgattattctcctctatttggcactggtgaggccacacctggagtattgcatccagtttggttCCTCCcactatagaagggatgtggacaaattggagagagtccaaccaagggcaacaaaaatgattagggggctggggcacatgacttaggaggagaggctgagggaactggggttatttagtctgcagaagagaagagtgagggaggatttgatagcagccttcaactacctgaaggggaggttccaaagaggatggagcttggctgttctcagtggtggcagatgacagaaaaagaagcagtggtctcaagttgcggtgggggagatctaggttggatactaggaaatactatttcacgaggagagtggtgaagcactggaatgggttacctagggaggtggtggaatcgccttccttagaagtttttaaggcctgacttgacaaagccctggctgggatgattgacttggtgttggtcctgctttgagcagggggttgggctagatgacctgaCATCTCTTCCACccccaatattctatgattctttgatatACATAGGGATTTACTCTGATAGTGGATTTTGTGCCTTACCAATGTCAGCTCTGTGGATTTTCAAACGCCTTCTGCCTCCtggtggtggaagggattctcaggatggtggCAATGATACACACGTAGGATGTCAGGGTTAGTCGTAATGGAGGCAGGGTGAATACACAGGATAGTATGAAATGGAACAATACTAACCAGTGTGTGTCACTTCATGAGAGTTCCATAAACGGGATGGCATCACAATagaaatggtcaatttcattCGGGCCACAGAATGTTAACTGTGATAGGAATAAGACAAAGTTGGTAGTAGCCAAACAACCATTTAACCAGGACCCAGCAGCCAACTGGAGGCAAGACTTGGTATTCATAAGAGTTGAATAGTGCAGGGTTTACATATTACTAAATACCAATCATAAGACATCACTGCTAGGAGACAGCATTCTGTAGCCACCAGAGAATGAGAGAAATACAGTTGAGTGATAACGCCACTGACTGAGATGGTTTTGTCCCCAGTCAGGGGACTGGCCAGCAACCTGGGCAGGATGGTCAAGGTGTAGCAGATCTCGaagcaggacaagttccccaggaagaagtacatggggctGTGAAGGTGCCAGTCAGTCACAATGAGCACCACGATGAGGGTGTTCCTGGCCAAGGTTGCCATGTAGATCACTAGGAacatgaggaagagaagaatttgCAGGTCAGGAAGATCCCCGAATCCCAGAAGGATAAATTCTGTGACAGCCATTTGGTTTCTCCAGTTTCTGTCTGCCATGGGATGAGTCTTGGAATAATAAAAGAAACTGTTCAATTGAATTGGAAGAACATAGAGTTAAAAGTTAATCAAGTCTCCTAAATTAATTGCATAAATATTCAGAAACTCCCCTTCCTCTTCTGGTTAAAGGCTGATTTTAAGGCTAAATGTAGAATTCAGAGCAAGTGCCAGGAGTCTCACTTCGAGAACAGGATATTGGTACCCATGTAGAACTCCCTCTGCCATGATCAGAGCAATAACTACTGTAACCATAGCCCATTCCTCTGGTAGCTGAGTACTGACATGACAGATCAGACCATTTCTTTATCTACTATCATACCCCATCTAGTGACATACTGGGGCTTAACAATGATGCTTAAATGCTGTATTTCACTTCTggcaatacccacctggggaagtgaagaaacagattgacagagtgagaggggtacccagaagtcaccaacTACAAGACAGACCCAACAAgggaaataacagaacaccagtggccatcacgtacagcccccaggtaaaacctctccagctcatcatcaacgatctacaacgtctcctggaaaacgatccctcactctcacagaacttgggagacaggccagtcctcgcttacagaaagccctccaacctgaagcaaatactcaccagcaactacacaccacaccacagcaacactaacccaggaaccagtccctgtaacaaaccctgttgcctactctgtccccatatctactctagcaacaccatctccaaccacatcagccacaccatcaggggctcatttacCTGAATATCTATTAATGTAatttatgccatcatgtgccagaaatgcccctctgccatgtacattggccaaaccagtcagtctctacgtaaaagaataaatggacacaaatcagacatcaggaatggtaacatacaaaagccagtaggagaacacctcaatctcgctagacattcaataacagatttaaaagtagccatcctgcaacaaaaaaactccaaaaacagacttcaaagagaaactgcagagctacaattcatttccaaatttaacaccattaatttgggcttaaacaaggactgggagtggctggctcactacaaaagcaaattTCCTCTCtgggtattgacacctcctcatcaattattgggagtggaccacatccactccgattgaattggccttgtcatcactggttctccacttgtaagataactcccttctcttcatgtaccagtatatttatgcttggatctgtaattttcactccatgcatctgaagaagtggttttttacccacaaaagcttatgcccaaataaatctgttagcttTTAAggggccaccggactcctcattgtttttgtggatacagactaacacggctacccctctgacatTTAACAGTATAATTTTCCCATTATTGTGTTGGCTACTGAAATCTATTGGTCACTAGTCAATATTTCTGACATCCCCTCCCATTCCCACTACTCTGCTGCCATCTAGTGGTCATTTCCCAGCATGATAGACTGTTACTCTGCTCTCCTCTAATGGATTATTCTATAGCTGCCTCTTTCCAGTTCTTGACTCTTGTCACTTGCTGGCCATCATTTACAGAACTGCCCACTTCTCACTCCGCAACACTTGCTACTATCCACAGTTCATTGCATGCATAGAGGCCCTTATCTCTTCAGGACCCTTTCCTCACCACTTATACAGTGTTATATAGCTTCActtccctttcctcttccctcGGGTAGTCATTTGGCATCATCATTTCTCCTTTCTTGCCCTTCCACTTTGGCTGCTATCCGTTGGCCATTGGTCATCAGGGCTGCAACTTTCCCATTCCTCTGACCTCTAGTCACCCTAGAGAACATTTCTTACCTATTGCTAGCTGTGCGCTGTTCCAAATTATAGCCACTGAGAACCAAATCGTACAACAGCATGTTTGCAACATTAGTGGCTACAACAGCACCTACAACAACAGCAGCGGCTCTCAGAGGTTTAGCAGGGGTACCGCATCAGTCCAGTGCATTTCTGTTTCCAAGGGAAATGCATAGATTGAACCTACCATAACAGAATCCCAGCGGCTTTCCATGCTGAGATTCTCAGAGGTGTCTAAGGGTCttaagtgcccaactcccatttcaCAGGGATTTGGGTGTGTAACTCCATTAGGGCCCTTGGAAAATCCTTTGCGCAGTGGTGAAGTCCTTCTGTTCTCACCAGTCCCCTGCCTCTGGCCAAGCCCTGACGTGCTCCCACTGGCTGAACCAGCACTGCCATTGTGACCTCACAGGAGTTCTGCCCGTTGGTAGGTGGTAGCTGCTTCCTCTCGCCATAGCTTGACACATGCCCTGAGGAGAGGGCCCTGCATGCAGCAGAGCTGTCTAAGGCAATTAGGACTGACTGGACACCGTGCCCTGAGAACTAGGCCCCTCGGGACGGGCACTCGTTGCAGTCAGTTTTGGGGACACTCAGTGTAACACGTCCCCTCCCTTTGAACTGCTCTGTACCATTGGCAGCAGCAAAGCAGCTTCTGTCCTGCAGAGCCACAGGCCAAGTCCCTCCTCGGTGCCCGGTTGACAGACCCGCCCCCAGGAACGGCCTCAGTTCTACGGGTGCCCTGGCAAACCCCCAGCTGGGTCTGGGCAGTCCCAGTGCCCCCGGCTTGTGAGTCTACCTCTTTGTTTGCCCAACCTCCCTGCCTCCAAGGGCCCTGTGAGCCTGGTGCACGTGCTTTGTTGAAGCTGGTCCCAGCCGGGCATAGCCCAGATAAGAGCTATGAAGCTGTTCCTGGTGAAGTGTCCAGAGGTCACTGCTGGGGCATGGCTGTTTGCATCCAGCCTGTGGGAGTGCAGTGAAGGTGGGTTTGCAGAGGGGTATGATGgcaataatcacaattaatataaacataaaaatgaTTTTGATCAAAAATGGGTTTTTTATGGAAATAAAAAATTCGTTAAAATTGTCTCCATTCTGCCTCATGCCCAGTTAATCTCCATGATAGAAACATGGTAATGGCCACCTCCCTCCCTGGTCCTTCCACTTAGATGGACAACACTGACCCGAGTTCAGGCTGCATTTTCCATTGTGTCCTTAGGGACTTAAGAACTGCAGCAAAAAATATGATGCCACACATtgtgttttatttccatttgACTGTCTGAATTAGATTACAAAACTTTATGATCTAACATTGAGAAACAATGAACAGGGAATAGACATAGGGATTTACTTGGATCGTTAGTGGATTTTGTGCCTTATACAATGTCAGCTCTGTGCATTTTCAAATGCCGTACACACTCCTCACATAGGGTGAATGTTTAACCAAGACCGTGGACAAAAATACCATCATCCtgcataaaaagaacaggagtacttgtggcaccttagagactaacaaatatatttgagcataagctttcatgggctacagcccacttcatcagatgcatgcagtggaaaatacagtaggacgatttcatatacacagagaacataaaaccaTGGGTGTTACCAAACACAATATAACACGAGTgatcagttaagatgagctattacaagcaggagagggagaggggggaaaaaagcttttgcagtgataatcaagatgggccatttccagcagttgacaagaacgtgtgaggaacagtggggggggggggaataaacatggggaaatagttttactttctgtaatgacacatccactcccagtctttattcaagcctaatttaatggtgtccagtttctaaattaattccaattcagcagtctctcgttggaatctgtttttgaaattttgttgttctaatattgtgacttttaggtctgtaatcgagtggccagagagactgaagtgttctccgactggtttttgaatgttatcattcttgacatcggatttgtgtccatttattctcttacgtagagactgtccggtttggccaatgtacatggcagaggggcattgctggcacatgatggcatatgtcacattggtagatgtgcaggtgaacgagccctctggtagtgtggctgatgtgattagcccCTGTGACTGTGTCCCCTGATTGGAGATGTCCACAtatgaatctgactgcctgtgagattatcttccattctaattatACAGAGTTGTacttttatctttattttgttcttctaataaagctcttttttaaaagaatctgattttaggaccctaaaaacccaaggctggtctgtgctcatctagGTTATTCTCAGGCCTCCCCAAGAAgaggggtgtaagggcttggggggatattttgggggaataggaactccaagtggtcctttccctgaatctttgttaaatcacttggtggtggcaatgTACCCTCCAAGGgtaaagaatttgtgccttgggcaAGTTTTACcctaagatggtagaaataagcttagggggtctttcatgcgggtccccacatctgtaccctagagttcaaagtggggcgGGAACTCTGACACATGGAGACAGCACGGAACTGTAAACATGGGTCAGTAACTCCATACAGATCATCTCCATTTTTTTCACAATAGTGGTGAGATTTTTAATGGGGGTTTTcaactcattttcactgggggTGATAGCCTGAGGTTTTCACAGCTGCCTGGGTGATTTCGGCAAAGTTGTTATCTAGGATTCTCTGCATGTTTTCTTGAAAGCCACATATTTACTGACTGCTTTGCTCAAGGCTTCCTTGACCtctctgtttctcaggctgtagatgagggggttAACCAGGGGAGTCAGGACTGTGTAGCAAAGAGAGAGCACTTTGTTTAGGTCTCTCAGTGTCTCATGTTTCGGTAGCATGTAGACAATCATTAGGGTTCCATAGAAAATTGTCACCACaatgaggtgagaggagcaggtggtAAATGCCTTCTGCCTCCCtgtggtggaagggattctcaggatggtggCAATGATACACACATAGGACGTCAGGGTTAGTAGAAATGCAGGTAGCGTGAATATACAGGATAGTATGAAATTCAACAATATGATCAGGTGTGAGTCCCCGCAGGAGAGTTTTATCAATGGGATGAGATCACAGTagaaatggtcaatttcattTGGGCCACAGAATGTTAACTGTGACATGAATAATACAAAGATGTCAGTAACCAAACAACCATTTAACCATGACCCAGCAGTCAACTGGAGGCAAAACCTGGTATTCATAAGAGTTGAATAGTGCAGGGGTTTACATATCGCTAAATACCGATCATAAGACATCACTGCTAAGAGACAGCATTCCGTAGCAGCCAGAGCACAAAAGAAATACAGTTGTGTGATGCAGCCACTGAATGAGATGGTTttgtccccagtcaggagactggccagcatccGGGGCAGGATGGTCgaggtgtagcaggtctccaggcaggacaagttccccaggaagaagtacatggggctgtgaaggtgctgatcagcCACAACTAGTGCAGTGATGAGCATGTTCCCGAACATAGTTGCCATGTAGATCACTAAGAacatgaggaagagaagaattttcAGTTCAGGGAGATCCCCGAATCCCAGGAGGATAAATTCTGTGACAGCCGTTTGGTTTCTCTGGTTTCTGTCTGCCATGGGTTGAGTCTAGGAATAATAAAGCAAACTGTGCAACTGAATTGGAAGAATATAGAGCTGAAAGCTAATCAAGTGTTAATTAATTCAGTAAATATTCAGaaactcccctccctctcctggttACCAGCTGAAGTTTTAAGGCTAAGTGTTGACTTTAGTCAAAGTGCAAGGAGTCACAGTTCAAGAACAGATCTTTTGTATCCATGTAGACAACCCTATGCCGTATCAGAGCAATGACTAATATAACAGGCCATTTCTCTTTGGTAGCCGAGTAATGATATGCAGATCAAACTCTTTATCTACTGTCGTATCCCATCTAGTGACATACTGAAGCTGAACAATGACGTTTAAATGCAGTATTTCACTTCTGGCAACTGCCAGAATCATGCCATGACTTAGGAGTCAGAAATCAATAAATACATCAACTAAAATGTTGAACTGAGATATCCGCTGCAGTCTATTTTCCTTAGGCATTGATCTTCTGTTAGAATAAATGCAAATTATTCTAACAATGATTCCTGGTATATTCCACATTTCAGTGCCCTGTAGGAGAAGGAATAACTTCTCCACCCTCCTCACAGGACATGGATCTCAGCCTCTATCTCTGTGAAATAGTGCTATGAATGCTGATTGGCACTGCTGTGGGAAAGAGAGGCTAAAACTGCTAATattcacctgaagaagagctctgtgtagctcaaaggcttctctcctccaccaacaAGAGTTAGTGCAATATCAGATATTAACTcaccaccttgtccctctaatattcACAAAGCACATTCATGCCCCTGTTTGGTGGTGGTATAGAAATGCAGTCAGGAAGATGGTGCTCACCTGTAACCACAGCACAGCCCAAGCTTGAAGCGATGAGCTCTTATTTCTCAGGGCTTGGCCACCAGGACGTAGGTTCCTCAGCTGAGGTTCTTGTCTCTCCTCTTTCTGCAGAAACTGGATTTTCTCAGTGAAGAGACCTGCAGTTACTTGAAGGGATGAGCAAGTGCATTTGATCTACCTTTGGAAAATGAGCTTCCCCTTGGATTTACAAAGTGTAAATGCTGCCTCATCTTTGTTTTCAGCATTCATGCTTTTTAATATGGTCCCACCTCAACCTTTCTCCCACTTGGTTCACTTTGTGTCTCCGATGCTTTGTAGCTAACAATGTCCAATGGGACTTGTTCAGTGTGACTTGTAGAATTGCAACTTTTTTTAAGTCTAATGATCCTATGTGGAAAATATTTGAGATCATGGACAAACACCAGCTTTTGTTTTTGGAAGATGCCTGTCCAAGGTGATGGCCTGTTATAATGTACTTACACCGGCCCTTTATTAATATTCAAGATATGCTGCCATCTAGTGCGCATTTCTGAAAATAGCTGCTTATATATCACCCTTACCACCTGCTTttacttagggaagaaaaaacaaatgcacaaatacagaataggggataactggcttggcagcagcactgctgagaaagatctgggagttgtggtggatcacaacctcaacatgagtcagcaatgtgatgctgtttcaaaaaaagcaaatgcaattttaggtttcattaacagaggcatagcatgcaagtctcGGGAGGTGACAGTAATACTCTGCTGGGctctggttaggcctcagctggagactgtgtccaattttggtcaccaatgtatagaaaggatgtagagaaactggacgCTGGACAGTCATCAGGCTTCGATGGCTGAGACTcaacaaatcctgtatcttggcagggggtcagactagatgacccttgcagtcccttctaacccaaTGGTTCTATGCTGCCACCTAGTGGCCATTTTACAGTATCACTTTCCCATTATTTTATTGGCTACTGAAATCTATTGGTCACTAGTCAGTAGTTCTGATTCCCCCCCTTCATTTCCTCTACTCTGCTGCCATCTATTGTCGATTTCCCAGCATGACAGCCTGTTACTGTGCTCTCCTCTAGTGGATTCTTCTTGCTATAGCTGTCTCTTTCCCATTTTTGACTCTCATGTCACCTGGTGGACATTAGTTAGTAAAACAGCCCATTTCTCAATCCCTAACATCTACTACTATCCAGCATTCATTACATAGCATAGAGGTCCTTTGCTCTTCAATGCTCTTTCCTCGCTATTTATACACTGTTCTATACCTTCACCTCCCTTTCTACTTCCCTCTCTTGGTCATTTGGCCACACAAGTTCTGCTTTCTTGCCCTTCCACTTTGGCTGCTGTCCATTGGCCATTGGGCTGCACCTTTCCTATACccggaggaaacacaaggagggtAAAAGACAGGAAGACTTCTGATTCATACTaagaaagtagggcaatcagctagttatcttcGGTGCATgtacacgaatgcaagaagcctgggaaatatgcaggaagaattggaagtcctggcacaatcaaggaactatgacatGATTGGAACAATAGAAACatggtggggcagttcacatgactgcagcactgtcatggatgggtataaactgttcatgaaggacaggcaggggagaaaagtggaggagttgcactgtatgtaagagagcagtataaTTGCCCAGAACTCCcttttgaaactggagaaaagcctgttgagagtctttgggttaagtttataggtgagagcaacaagagtgatgttctggtgggcatgtgctatagaccaccagatcagaaggatgaggtagatgaggctttcttcggacaactaactgaagtttccagatcctAGgtcctggttctaatgggggacttcaatcaccctgacatgtgctgggagagcaatacacagacaatccaggaagtttttggagagtgttggggacaacttcctggtacaagtgctggaggaaccaactaggggccgtgcttctcttgacctgctgcttacaaacagggaagaattggtaggggaagtagaagtgggcggccacctaggcagcagtgaccatgagatggttgagttcaggatcctgacaaaaggaagaaaggaaagtactaaaatacggaccctggactttagaaaagcagacagactcccttagggaaccgATGGGCTGGATCCCCtcggaggctaatatgagggggaaaggagtccaggatagctggctgtattttaaagaagccttattgagggtgcaggaacaaaccatcctgaagttcagaaagaatagcaaatattgCAGGCGACCAGcatggcttaacagtgaaatcttcggtaagcttaaactcaaaaaggaagcttaaaagaagtggaaatttggaccgatgactagggaagagtataaaaatattgctagagcatgcagtggtgtaatcaggaagtccaaggcacaattggagtagCAGCTAGCAatggatgtgaagggtaacaagaagggtgatcgggggaggtcctggagaattggaaaaaggcaatatataaatatagtgcccatatttacaaaagggaagaaagacaacccggggaactacagactggtcagccttaCTTCAGTCCCCGTCAAAAATCATGGAACAGATCctaaaggaatccattttgaagcacttggaagagagggaggtgatcaggaacagtcaatatggattcacTATGGGTAAGTCATGTCTCACCAACcggattgccttctatgatgagataaatggctctgtggatatggggaaagcgtgTATGTGatatatattttgactttagcaaaacttttgaaatgctctccacagtattcttgccagcaggttaaagaagtatggattggatgaatggactatcaggtggaccgaaagctggctagattgtcaggctcaactggaagtgatcaatggcttgatgtctagttggcagccggtatgaagcggagtgccccaggggtcggtcctggggccggttttgttcaacatctttattaatgatgtggatgatgggatgaattgcaccttcagcaagtttgcagatgacactaagctggaggcggaggtagataggctggagggtagggatagggtctagagtgacctagacgaattggaggattgggtcaaaggaaatctgatgaggttcaacaaggacaagtgcagagtcctacactaaggaaagaagaatcccacaccactacaggctggggagcgattggctaagcagcagttctgcagaaaaggacctggggattacagtggacaagaagctgaataggagtcagcagtgtgccctcattgccaagaaggccagtggcatattgggctgtattagtaggagcattgccagcagatcgaagagAGTCattattcccctgtattcgacactgttgaggccacacctggagtattgcatccagagTTAGTCCCCCCACTACATAAgggatgcggacaaattggagagagtccagtggaaggcaacaaaaatgagtagggggctggggcacatgacttatgaggcgaggctctcctggatgtactcccaaagcctttgcaaaaggtttctggggagggcagccttattgtgtcctctatggtaggacactttaccactccaggccagtaacacatactcaggaatcattgtacaacaaagcattgcagtgtatgtttgctggcgttcaaacaacatccgttctttatctctctgtgttatcatcaggagagtgagatatcattcatggtcacctggttgaaatagggtgcttttcttcaggggacactcagaggtgcccgttcctgctgggctgtttgcctgtgcctGAACAGAGATGTTCCCCgcctgttagccacggggagggggaagggttgagggggtagccacgctgtggggggaggcaaaatgcgaccttgtaacgaaagcacatgtgctatgtatgtaatgttaacagcaaggtttaccctgaaagagtgtagccactgttttataaaatgtgtc from the Chelonia mydas isolate rCheMyd1 chromosome 14, rCheMyd1.pri.v2, whole genome shotgun sequence genome contains:
- the LOC102930259 gene encoding olfactory receptor 10A7 isoform X2; this encodes MADRNQRNQTAVTEFILLGFGDLPELKILLFLMFLVIYMATMFGNMLITALVVADQHLHSPMYFFLGNLSCLETCYTSTILPRMLASLLTGDKTISFSGCITQLYFFCALAATECCLLAVMSYDRYLAICKPLHYSTLMNTRFCLQLTAGSWLNGCLVTDIFVLFMSQLTFCGPNEIDHFYCDLIPLIKLSCGDSHLIILLNFILSCIFTLPAFLLTLTSYVCIIATILRIPSTTGRQKAFTTCSSHLIVVTIFYGTLMIVYMLPKHETLRDLNKVLSLCYTVLTPLVNPLIYSLRNREVKEALSKAVSKYVAFKKTCRES
- the LOC102930259 gene encoding olfactory receptor 10A7 isoform X1; translated protein: MGKNQTAVTEFILLGFGDLPELKILLFLMFLVIYMATMFGNMLITALVVADQHLHSPMYFFLGNLSCLETCYTSTILPRMLASLLTGDKTISFSGCITQLYFFCALAATECCLLAVMSYDRYLAICKPLHYSTLMNTRFCLQLTAGSWLNGCLVTDIFVLFMSQLTFCGPNEIDHFYCDLIPLIKLSCGDSHLIILLNFILSCIFTLPAFLLTLTSYVCIIATILRIPSTTGRQKAFTTCSSHLIVVTIFYGTLMIVYMLPKHETLRDLNKVLSLCYTVLTPLVNPLIYSLRNREVKEALSKAVSKYVAFKKTCRES